In Sander vitreus isolate 19-12246 chromosome 12, sanVit1, whole genome shotgun sequence, the following proteins share a genomic window:
- the chd8 gene encoding chromodomain-helicase-DNA-binding protein 8 isoform X1: MADPIMDLFEDTPLFNLDALPDDSFSQGSSDPVEEALKLALGQVDPPTEPELTVNAGLGVSVAAPAIPDPAPVQVPTQQPVPVATDQTVTIAAAPTVAPVPAPTPVNTVPQIQAQTTIPIVSSTSVVTSSTVLLSSPLTVSSSPITTTATTQQLTQITHQFTPQQLAAITQQAGGKIVILKGPQGQAQVLQTVSGATGQTSGKVIRVLSGTPLKPGMSILQGGTVLNQASPGQAQVKVGAAGVQRLMQSPNGPMKQMVLTSMPQQTQGQTVQVQIPAQTQMSQGQTQVQAQATQIQVQTQGQVQLQPAMQAQTQGGEAKRITLVLQQPSQAGSAAPAGQAQQQLTQVQQVQTAQGGQQQHQIPARLVLGQLPGGKLVLQGSQLAALTQARAAGQAGGQPKVLTIQLQVQQQPNQQGGIKYQLVSGAGAGSPQVLQISQGQGGQRVAVPLKMLLQPQTSSASSAGGTVSVVKVINTSAAGPSTTTTTPSQAIRITKAPGEPASVRRVEILCKQEKANRIVAEAIARAKARGEKNLPRVLNQDELPATQTSPEVGGTVTVVSAAKKKTSGGGNKKKSPVAGGTTPKSTGGQCKSKVKTPGGTTGVAGGTVIPGAGNKSKSKTKTNTITLVGAKKRKRNASSDHSDGELSPASPTALDDDLITKRRSNRVVKRKKYTEDLDIKITDDEDEQEDVDVTTTAAAVASISGGSAAQLKQELELDVEGQPSMQFFVENPSEEDAAIVDKVLSLRLTKKEVCPGQYTTVEEFFVKYKNYSYLHCEWASLAQLEKDKRIHQKIKRFKTKHAQMRHLFQEDEEAFNPDYLEADRILDVSHSVDKDNGEPVIYYLVKWCSLPYEDATWELKEDVDEGKVEEFKKIQNRQPRLKRTPRPSASSWKKLEETREYKNGNILREYQLEGVNWLLFNWYNRQNCILADEMGLGKTIQSIALLAEEYDAGVQGPFLVIAPLSTITNWEREFSTWTDMNAIVYHGSLASRQMIQQYEMYCKDDKEHLIPGAYKFDALITTFEMVLSDCPELREISWRCVIIDEAHRLKNRNCKLLDSLKMLDLEHKVLLTGTPLQNTVEELFSLLHFLEPAQFPSETEFLRDFGDLKTEEQVQKLQAILKPMMLRRLKEDVEKNLAPKQETIIEVELTDIQKKYYRAILERNFSFLSLGANSNSNVPNLLNTMMELRKCCNHPYLINGAEEKIVAELREVYDPMAPDFHLQALIRSAGKLVLLDKLLPRLKAGGHKVLIFSQMVRCLDILEDYLINKRYLYERIDGRVRGNLRQAAIDRFSKPDSDRFVFLLCTRAGGLGINLTAADTCVIFDSDWNPQNDLQAQARCHRIGQSKAVKVYRLITRNSYEREMLDKASLKLGLDRAVLQSMSGNKESNVNGQIQQFSKKEIEDLLRKGAYAAIMDENDEGSRFCEEDIDQILQRRATTITIESEGKGSTFSKASFVASENRNDIALDDPEFWQKWAKKADIDMDSMNRKNTLVIDTPRVRKQTRQYSTLRGEGGDLSDLDSDEEYPPANSRQSRASRRSDRHSGGGYGRTDCFRVEKHLLVYGWGRWKDILSHARCKRRLSERDVETICRVILVFCLLHYRGDENIKSFIWELITPPENGREPQTLLNHSGLSIPVPRGRKGKRVKAQSTFDVQKVEWIRKYNPDTLLLDDSYRKHLKHQCNKVLLRVRMLYYLKQEVIGEHADAVLKGADSRDVDIWMPEMEQQEVPAGWWDTEADRSLLAGVFKHGYEMYTTMRADPCLCFLERAGRPDDKAIDAEQHTGDGELGDDADYDKYSEDPEFKPASRHAKDLFDEPDSMNVDDEISVEDKVGPVISESFSSQSGACDWPSSSSLTARLRRLITAYQRSYRQEQLKMEAEAKGDRRRRRCEQASKLKEIARQERQQRWTRREECDFYRVVSTFGVEKIKKELGLPEGGDLDFDWNRFRTFARLDKKTDESLSRYFRSFVAMCRRVCHLRPGRGEDLSELSQTVAPITEERASRTLYRISLLRRLRERVLPHPSLEERLPLAPTSSELPAWWNIPEHDRQLMLGAALHGVSRTELSIYSDPQFTFSQAREQFIQNQQAPQLPPQAPPIMPLSQPKAEEDVPVVKEEGAEEDARLLGGEINVALQSTPLSQHEGKARGPGWSLKRSRGRVGKTGGRKGEGGSDSDSDSDSGSSSSGRSGSSDESAESEEEVERAGMKLCDVDEENSLLSMTPSQDGILPPDPLRVDWPKDRVLINRLDSLCTLMLTGQWPSGRRYMPEAPLNPSSELAGDEMAYTRVIRKPSSTPGGPGEDGEDGEFTVKLLKEEGLKLTFSKQALMPNGSGGESSGRKRRKDQELSDPDGLNDPLERTPRRRDPPTWLKENPDYEVEGDMLELLVNRSKRKRRRRADKALTGSEKVKVINMRTGKKVGAAFCPMLQDLREYLEENPDNAVAPDWSETVRNSGFLPETLLHRLLTEHSEIPKKSRRRHHHHHHHHHHHTPEPTSEVGLDGVEEETLVSDGAYMMDEEDLETSHHFLTSPDFDVKMEGGDSLSQGDYDSSDQEALLDDVIIAQKDSDSSSSSED, translated from the exons ATGGCAGACCCCATCATGGACCTCTTTGAGGACACACCCCTGTTTAACCTGGATGCCCTACCTGACGACTCCTTCTCTCAGGGCTCCTCAGACCCTGTGGAGGAGGCACTTAAGCTGGCGTTGGGTCAAGTGGACCCACCAACCGAACCTGAGCTCACGGTCAACGCAGGCCTTGGTGTTTCTGTAGCAGCTCCCGCCATTCCGGACCCTGCCCCCGTTCAAGTCCCCACACAGCAGCCAGTGCCAGTGGCGACTGACCAGACTGTTACCATAGCTGCAGCTCCTACTGTAGCCCCAGTCCCTGCTCCTACCCCGGTTAATACTGTACCTCAGATCCAGGCCCAGACCACCATACCTATTGTCAGCAGCACCAGCGTGGTCACCAGTAGCACTGTCCTGCTGAGTTCACCTCTGACTGTTTCCAGCTCCCCAATCACCACCACCGCAACCACGCAGCAGCTCACACAGATAACTCATCAGTTCACTCCACAGCAGTTAGCTGCCATCACACAGCAGGCCGGTGGTAAAATTGTCATTCTCAAAGGTCCCCAGGGTCAAGCCCAGGTGCTGCAGACTGTATCAGGAGCCACAGGCCAGACCAGTGGAAAGGTAATCCGTGTGTTGTCTGGCACTCCTCTTAAACCTGGCATGTCCATACTGCAGGGGGGGACAGTCTTGAATCAGGCGAGCCCGGGACAAGCTCAAGTCAAAGTGGGTGCAGCAGGGGTGCAGAGGCTAATGCAGTCTCCCAATGGGCCAATGAAACAGATGGTGCTGACCTCCATGCCCCAGCAGACGCAAGGCCAGACAGTTCAGGTGCAGATCCCTGCCCAAACACAGATGTCTCAAGGCCAGACTCAAGTCCAGGCCCAAGCTACTCAGATCCAAGTACAGACCCAAGGCCAGGTGCAGCTCCAGCCAGCCATGCAGGCCCAAACACAG GGTGGCGAAGCAAAGCGGATCACTCTGGTTCTCCAGCAGCCCTCCCAGGCTGGCTCTGCTGCACCAGCGGGTCAAGCCCAGCAGCAGCTCACACAAGTCCAGCAGGTTCAGACAGCCCAAGGGggccagcagcagcatcagatCCCAGCTCGACTAGTGCTGGGGCAGCTCCCCGGAGGCAAACTGGTGCTCCAGGGAAGCCAGCTAGCAGCCTTGACCCAGGCTCGGGCTGCAGGTCAGGCTGGAGGGCAGCCCAAAGTCCTCACAATTCAGCTGCAGGTGCAGCAGCAGCCCAACCAACAAGGAGGAATTAAG TACCAGCTGGTCTCAGGAGCTGGTGCTGGCAGCCCACAGGTCTTGCAGATCTCGCAGGGCCAAGGAGGACAGAGAGTTGCAGTGCCACTCAAAATGCTTCTGCAGCCACAG ACAAGCTCGGCATCCTCGGCTGGCGGCACAGTATCTGTGGTAAAGGTCATCAACACGTCGGCTGCAGGCCCCTCCACTACAACCACCACTCCGTCCCAGGCCATCCGCATCACCAAGGCCCCTGGCGAGCCTGCTTCTGTGCGACGGGTGGAGATCCTCTGCAAGCAGGAGAAAGCAAACCGTATTGTGGCTGAAGCTATAGCCCGGGCCAAAGCACGTGGGGAGAAGAACCTGCCCAGAGTCCTCAACCAGGATGAGCTTCCAGCCACACAGACCTCCCCAGAAGTGGGAGGCACTGTGACTGTGGTGTCTGCTGCTAAGAAAAAGACCAGTGGAGGAGGAAACAAGAAGAAAAGTCCTGTAGCTGGAGGAACGACGCCCAAAAGCACTGGGGGACAGTGCAAGAGCAAAGTGAAGACACCAGGAGGAACAACTGGAGTGGCTGGAGGCACAGTAATACCTGGGGCTGGGAACAAGAGCAAAAGCAAGACTAAGACAAA CACTATTACTCTAGTGGgagcaaagaaaagaaagagaaatgcaTCCTCAGACCACTCTGATGGGGAGTTAAGCCCTGCCTCACCTACTGCTCTGGATGATGACTTGATTACg AAGAGGCGCTCCAATCGTGTGGTGAAGAGGAAGAAGTACACTGAGGACCTGGATATCAAGATAACGGATGATGAAGATGAGCAGGAAGATGTAGATGTTACTACAACTGCGGCAGCTGTGGCCTCCATCAGTGGCGGGAGTGCAGCGCAGCTTAAACAGGAGCTGGAGCTGGATGTTGAAGGACAGCCCAGCATGCAGTTCTTTGTG gaaaACCCAAGTGAGGAAGATGCTGCCATTGTAGACAAAGTTCTGTCTTTGAGGTTAACCAAGAAGGAA GTGTGTCCGGGCCAGTACACCACGGTTGAGGAATTCTTTGTAAAATACAAGAACTA TTCCTACTTACATTGTGAGTGGGCCAGTTTGGCTCAGCTGGAGAAAGATAAGAGGATCCATCAAAAGATCAAGAGGTTTAAGACCAAGCACGCACAGATGAGACACCTCTTCCAGGAG GATGAGGAGGCATTTAACCCAGACTATTTAGAGGCGGACAGGATCCTGGACGTTTCCCACAGTGTGGACAAGGACAATGGCGAG CCTGTTATCTACTACTTGGTGAAGTGGTGCTCTCTGCCTTATGAAGACGCCACTTGGGAACTGAAGGAGGACGTGGACGAGGGCAAAGTCGAAGAATTCAAGAAAATCCAAAACCGACAACCTCGCCTAAAAAGAACG cCACGGCCGTCTGCCAGTTCATGGAAGAAGTTGGAGGAGACCAGAGAATACAAGAATGGCAACATACTTCGAGAGTACCAACTTGAAGGAGTCAACTGGCTGCTCTTCAACTGGTACAACAG GCAGAACTGTATCCTGGCAGATGAGATGGGTCTGGGGAAGACCATCCAGTCTATCGCACTGCTGGCTGAGGAGTATGATGCTGGCGTCCAAGGCCCTTTCCTGGTCATCGCTCCCCTCTCCACCATTACCAATTGGGAGAGGGAGTTCAGCACGTGGACCGACATGAACGCTATCGTCTACCACGGCAGCCTGGCCAGCCGGCAGATGATCCAGCAGTATGAGATGTACTGCAAGGATGACAAG GAGCACTTGATCCCAGGTGCGTATAAGTTTGACGCCCTCATCACAACATTTGAGATGGTGTTATCTGACTGCCCAGAGCTGAGGGAGATCTCCTGGCGTTGTGTGATCATTGATGAGGCTCACCGCCTCAAGAATCGCAACTGCAAACTGTTGGACAGCTTGAAGATGCTGGATCTG gaACACAAAGTGTTGTTGACCGGCACTCCTCTCCAGAACACTGTGGAGGAACTCTTCAGTCTGCTTCATTTTCTGGAGCCTGCTCAGTTCCCTTCTGAGACTGAATTCCTCAGAGACTTTGGAGACCTCAAAACAGAGGAACAG GTTCAGAAGCTGCAGGCCATCTTAAAACCCATGATGTTACGAAGGCTCAAAGAGGATGTTGAGAAAAACTTGGCACCCAAACAGGAGACCATCATTGAG GTTGAGTTGACGGATATCCAGAAGAAGTACTACCGGGCCATCCTGGAGCGGAACTTCAGTTTCCTCAGTTTAGGTGCAAACAGTAACAGCAATGTTCCCAACCTGCTCAACACTATGATGGAGCTACGCAAGTGTTGCAACCACCCCTACCTCATCAATG GCGCGGAGGAGAAGATCGTAGCTGAGCTGCGGGAGGTGTACGACCCCATGGCGCCCGACTTCCATTTGCAGGCCCTTATTCGCTCGGCCGGCAAGCTGGTGCTACTAGACAAGCTGCTGCCTCGCCTCAAGGCTGGTGGCCACAAAGTGCTCATCTTCTCCCAGATGGTGCGTTGCTTAGACATTCTGGAGGACTACCTCATCAACAAGAG aTACCTTTATGAGCGAATTGATGGCAGAGTGCGTGGGAACTTACGACAAGCTGCCATCGATCGCTTCAGCAAGCCTGACTCGGACCGCTTTGTCTTCCTGCTGTGTACCCGTGCTGGCGGCCTGGGTATTAACCTCACTGCTGCTGACACCTGTGTTATATTTGACTCTGACTGGAACCCTCAAAATGACCTGCAG GCTCAAGCACGGTGTCATCGTATTGGCCAGTCTAAGGCAGTCAAGGTCTACCGTCTGATCACTAGGAACTCTTACGAGAGGGAGATGCTGGATAAAGCAAGTCTGAAGCTTGGCTTGGACCGTGCCGTCCTGCAGAGCATGAGTGGCAACAAAGAAAGTAACGTCAACGGG CAGATCCAGCAATTCTCCAAGAAGGAGATTGAGGACCTGCTGAGGAAGGGAGCCTACGCTGCCATCATGGATGAGAATGATGAAGGCAGTCGCTTCTGCGAGGAGGACATCGACCAGATCCTTCAGCGTAGagccaccaccatcaccatcgAGAGCGAGGGCAAGGGCTCCACGTTCTCCAAGGCCAGCTTTGTGGCCTCTGAGAACCGCAATGATATTGCCCTCGATGACCCAGAATTCTGGCAGAAGTGGGCCAAGAAAGCCGACATAGACATGGACTCCATGAACCGAAAG AACACCCTCGTGATTGACACTCCCAGAGTTCGCAAGCAGACCCGCCAGTACTCCACTTTACGAGGTGAAGGTGGAGACCTGTCTGATCTAGACAGCGACGAGGAGTATCCACCGGCCAATTCCAGACAGTCGCGTGCCTCGCGGCGCTCCGACCGCCACAGTGGAGGGGGTTACGGCCGCACTGACTGTTTCAGGGTGGAGAAACACCTGCTTGTCTATGG tTGGGGTCGCTGGAAGGACATCTTATCCCATGCCAGATGCAAGCGTCGTCTGAGTGAACGTGACGTGGAGACGATCTGCCGTGTCATCCTGGTCTTTTGTCTGCTCCACTATCGTGGGGATGAGAACATCAAGAGTTTCATCTGGGAGCTCATCACACCGCCAGAGAACGGGCGTGAACCCCAAACACTGCTCAACCACTCTG GCCTGTCTATACCTGTTCCCAGAGGCAGGAAGGGTAAGAGGGTAAAGGCCCAGAGCACATTTGATGTTCAGAAGGTGGAGTGGATCCGCAAGTACAACCCTGACACCTTGCTTCTGGACGACAGCTACCGCAAACACCTCAAGCACCAGTGCAACAA GGTGTTGCTGAGGGTGCGCATGCTCTACTACCTGAAACAGGAGGTGATTGGCGAACATGCCGACGCTGTCCTGAAAGGGGCTGACAGCAG GGATGTTGATATCTGGATGCCTGAGATGGAGCAGCAGGAGGTCCCTGCAGGATGGTGGGATACTGAGGCAGACCGCTCACTGCTTGCTGGCGTATTCAAACATG GTTATGAGATGTACACCACAATGCGGGCTGATCCATGCCTCTGCTTCCTGGAGAGAGCTGGTCGGCCTGATGATAAGGCCATTGATGCCGAGCAGCACACTGGTGATGGCGAGCTGGGAGACGA tGCTGACTATGATAAGTACTCAGAGGACCCGGAGTTCAAGCCTGCGTCAAGACACGCAAAAGATCTTTTCGATGAG CCTGACTCCATGAACGTGGACGATGAGATTTCTGTGGAAGACAAGGTGGGGCCGGTGATCTCCGAAAGCTTTTCCAGCCAGAGTGGTGCATGTGACTGGCCCTCCAGCTCATCACTTACAGCGCGGTTGCGGCGGCTGATCACAGCTTACCAACGTAGCTACAGGCAGGAGCAGCTGAAGATGGAAGCTGAGGCAAAGGGCGACCGCAGGCGCAGGCGTTGCGAACAGGCCAGCAAGCTGAAGGAGATTGCACGGCAGGAGCGCCAGCAGAG GTGGACACGTAGGGAAGAATGTGACTTCTACCGGGTGGTATCGACTTTTGGTGTGGAAAAGATAAAAAAGGAACTAGGTCTTCCGGAGGGAGGAGATCTTGATTTTGACTGGAACCGCTTCCGTACCTTTGCTCGTCTGGATAAAAAAACTGATGAGAGCCTCAGCCGATACTTCCGCTCTTTTGTTGCCATGTGCCGGAGAGTTTGCCACCTGCGCCCAGGCCGTGGTGAAG ATTTATCAGAGCTTTCCCAGACTGTGGCCCCCATCACTGAGGAGCGTGCTTCCCGTACCCTTTACCGTATTAGTCTCCTGCGTCGCCTCCGTGAGAGAGTCCTGCCCCACCCATCCCTGGAGGAGCGTCTGCCTCTGGCGCCGACCAGCTCCGAGCTGCCTGCTTGGTGGAATATTCCAGAACATGATCGTCAGCTGATGCTGGGCGCCGCACTACACGGTGTCAGCCGCACTGAGCTCTCCATCTACTCAGACCCACAGTTCACCTTCAGTCAGGCTCGGGAACAGTTCATCCAGAACCAGCAGGCCCCACAACTTCCACCTCAGGCACCGCCCATCATGCCCCTCAGCCAGCCAAAGGCTGAGGAGGACGTGCCCGTTGTAAAGGAGGAGGGAGCTGAAGAGGACGCCCGGTTGCTTGGAGGTGAAATCAATGTTGCCCTGCAAAGTACACCCTTGAGTCAACATGAAGGCAAGGCACGGGGGCCAGGCTGGAGCCTCAAGAGGAGCAGGGGGAGGGTCGGAAAaacaggaggaaggaagggTGAGGGAGGGTCGGATtcagattctgattctgattcaggCTCATCATCATCCGGGCGATCGGGCAGCAGTGATGAAAGTGCAGAGAGTGAGGAAGAGGTGGAAAGAG CAGGCATGAAGCTGTGTGACGTGGATGAAGAGAATAGTTTACTCTCCATGACTCCATCTCAGGATGGCATTCTTCCTCCCGATCCTCTCAGAGTGGATTGGCCCAAG GACCGTGTGTTGATCAACCGTCTGGACAGTTTGTGTACGCTGATGCTGACTGGTCAGTGGCCCTCAGGGCGGCGCTACATGCCCGAGGCTCCGCTCAACCCGAGCTCAGAGCTGGCGGGAGACGAGATGGCCTACACAAGGGTAATCCGTAAACCCAGCAGCACGCCTGGTGGCCCTGGGGAAGATGGGGAAGATGGAGAGTTCACTGTCAAGCTCCTTAAG GAGGAGGGGCTGAAGCTGACCTTCTCTAAGCAGGCCCTGATGCCCAATGGGTCAGGGGGAGAGAGCAGTGGTCGCAAGAGGCGCAAGGACCAAGAG TTATCAGACCCAGATGGACTCAATGATCCACTGGAGCGTACTCCGCGGCGCAGGGACCCTCCCACCTGGTTGAAGGAGAACCCAGATTATGAGGTGGAGGGAGACATGCTGGAG CTTCTTGTGAACAGGagcaagaggaagaggaggaggagggcagaTAAAGCCCTGACAGGCAGTGAGAAGGTCAAAGTCATTAACATGAGGACAGGAAAGAAG GTTGGAGCTGCTTTCTGTCCGATGCTGCAAGATCTGAGGGAATATCTGGAGGAGAATCCTGATAATGCTGTAGCACCAGACTGGTCTGAAACTGTTCGAAACTCG GGCTTCCTGCCCGAGACCCTCCTCCACCGACTGCTGACCGAGCACTCGGAGATCCCGAAGAAAAGCCGACGccgccatcaccaccaccaccaccaccaccaccaccacactcCAGAGCCCACCTCTGAGGTGGGCCTGGATGGAGTTGAAGAGGAGACTCTGGTCTCAGATGGAGCCTACATGATGGATGAGGAGGACCTGGAGACCTCCCATCACTTCCTCACCAGTCCAGACTTTGACGTTAAAATGGAGGGCGGCGACAGCCTTTCCCAAGGTGACTATGATAGCTCGGATCAAGAGGCGCTATTGGACGATGTCATCATAGCACAGAAGGACTCTGACTCCTCATCAAGCTCAGAGGATTGA